In Lacibacter sp. H375, one DNA window encodes the following:
- a CDS encoding TonB-dependent receptor, with translation MAKNFPAIHFIKSVLLFITRHHILVTLGLCSLAFQINAQITSAGIRGNVRAQNGEELERITIQAIHEPTKSVYATVSQKGGTYNLPNLKSGGPYTLIFSYIGFASDTLTDVQLSLGSIENINSVLQPLSTSLEDIIIRSNKKIIRRTGAGTSISKSQIENFPTISRSLQDFTRLSPQSNGNSLSGTNYRYNNLSIDGAALNDAFGFTEPASGAGGSLASGTPGGLAKTQPISLEAIQEVQVEVSPYTVTLGNFTGGSINAVTRSGTNQFSGSAFFSGRNQWLTGPTADAKRQRIENFSDYQTGFRLGGPIIKNKLFYFTAIEIARRNEPVAFAPGSDGSAIPFALAKALYDTVLSRYNYDLGSYEDVTLKINSDKFFAKLDWNVNSVHKLSIRHNYVQAFADNNERSANILNFGSQGFRHSSKTHSAVFEAKSNFSNRLSSNLIIGFTNTKDERQIKGDLFPHIEITYNTANTIYLGAYREAAVYGLNLKTIELTDNLTFYRRKQTITIGTHNEFYNIDYRFLTAFNGRWAYRSVDDFFAEKPSRIRGVYNLQNNDYEFNRNNPSASFRVFLLSQYIQDEIAITKNLRVTAGIRFDFTAYPDRPSVNPDVTKTKGFENFSNSNNPYPQIAPRVGFNWNINGNQQLVLRGGSGIFNGRMPFAWLAYPYYNSGTTYGNVDVRPTISVPLINDVSQIAATYQPGIREINLLDNNYKLPQVFRNSLGIDFKTENGWSLSVEAVYTKTLNDVLYKTINLKDSTAGLTGAGDNRTVYLGNGNAQKLNASFTNVFLLTNTNEGYRYQLSVTVGKRIKAFQFLTAYTYGVSKDISNGVRVSPQANWEFNQTILPNAPQLSYSNFDLRHRSISNLQYNHKWKRSSVNVIFVYTLQSGSPYTYTYIGDINRDGSPNNDLIYIPRNQTESNLVDIKDAAGNIVTTAAAQWEQLNNYIERDRYLSKRRGQYAERNGARTPWNQQLDMKVMYSIQLGSEEQNHTLGFSLDVFNLSNLISRNWGRQYYVPNILNSSYQLLTVARVNSSLQTELNFSNPQTKAWQYDALLSRAQGLFSIRYSF, from the coding sequence ATGGCGAAAAATTTTCCGGCAATTCATTTCATCAAGTCTGTACTGCTTTTTATCACAAGGCATCATATTTTAGTAACGCTGGGATTATGTTCTCTCGCATTTCAAATAAATGCACAGATTACAAGTGCGGGCATACGTGGCAATGTAAGAGCGCAAAATGGGGAAGAGCTTGAAAGGATAACCATACAGGCAATTCATGAACCTACAAAATCAGTGTATGCAACCGTTTCCCAAAAAGGAGGAACTTACAATTTACCCAATCTTAAAAGTGGCGGACCTTACACGCTCATTTTTTCTTATATCGGATTTGCGAGTGATACACTTACTGATGTTCAATTAAGTTTAGGCAGCATAGAAAATATCAACAGTGTTTTACAACCACTTTCAACCTCTTTAGAGGATATTATTATCCGTAGTAATAAAAAAATCATTCGCAGAACCGGTGCCGGTACTTCTATTTCAAAAAGCCAGATTGAAAATTTTCCTACCATTAGCAGAAGTTTACAGGATTTTACACGTTTAAGCCCACAATCAAATGGCAACAGTTTAAGCGGTACCAATTATCGCTATAATAATTTAAGCATTGATGGAGCCGCTTTGAATGATGCATTTGGTTTTACCGAACCTGCAAGTGGTGCAGGCGGATCATTGGCATCGGGCACTCCCGGAGGCTTAGCAAAAACACAACCCATCAGTTTAGAAGCCATACAGGAAGTACAGGTAGAAGTATCGCCTTACACAGTAACGTTAGGAAATTTTACCGGGGGCAGTATTAATGCTGTCACAAGAAGTGGTACAAATCAATTTTCAGGTTCTGCTTTTTTCTCAGGGAGAAACCAATGGTTAACCGGACCAACAGCCGATGCAAAGCGCCAACGCATAGAAAATTTTTCTGATTATCAAACCGGCTTTCGACTGGGAGGCCCAATCATCAAGAATAAACTTTTCTATTTTACAGCTATTGAAATTGCAAGAAGAAACGAACCTGTTGCATTCGCACCCGGCAGCGATGGCTCAGCTATACCGTTTGCACTTGCAAAAGCATTGTACGATACGGTTCTATCCCGTTACAACTATGATCTTGGCTCTTATGAAGATGTTACCTTAAAGATCAACAGCGATAAATTTTTTGCGAAGCTTGACTGGAATGTGAATAGTGTACACAAACTGAGCATCAGGCACAATTATGTACAGGCATTTGCAGATAACAATGAACGGTCTGCAAACATTCTAAACTTCGGCAGCCAGGGATTCCGGCACAGCAGTAAAACGCATAGTGCGGTGTTTGAAGCAAAATCCAATTTCTCAAATCGTCTTTCCAGTAACCTCATTATTGGTTTCACCAACACAAAAGATGAGCGGCAGATCAAAGGAGATCTGTTTCCACATATTGAAATTACTTACAACACTGCCAATACTATTTATCTGGGAGCGTACCGTGAAGCGGCGGTATATGGATTGAATTTAAAAACAATTGAACTAACGGATAACCTTACGTTCTACCGAAGAAAACAAACGATCACCATTGGCACGCACAATGAATTTTACAATATTGACTATCGTTTCCTTACCGCATTTAACGGACGTTGGGCTTACAGAAGCGTGGATGATTTTTTTGCTGAGAAACCAAGCCGCATACGTGGTGTTTATAATTTACAGAATAACGATTATGAATTCAACAGAAATAATCCGTCAGCCAGTTTTCGTGTGTTTTTATTGAGTCAATACATACAGGATGAAATTGCAATCACAAAAAACTTACGTGTAACAGCAGGCATCCGTTTTGATTTTACGGCTTACCCCGACAGACCTTCCGTAAATCCTGATGTAACAAAAACAAAAGGTTTTGAAAATTTTTCCAACAGTAACAATCCATATCCGCAAATTGCACCACGAGTTGGTTTCAACTGGAATATAAACGGTAACCAACAACTGGTACTAAGAGGTGGAAGCGGCATCTTCAATGGCCGTATGCCATTTGCATGGCTGGCGTATCCTTATTACAACAGTGGTACAACCTATGGCAATGTAGATGTTCGTCCCACAATAAGTGTTCCGTTGATCAACGATGTATCGCAGATTGCTGCCACCTATCAACCCGGCATACGTGAAATTAATTTACTCGATAACAATTACAAACTACCACAGGTATTCCGTAACAGTTTAGGTATCGATTTTAAAACGGAGAATGGCTGGTCACTTTCTGTTGAAGCTGTATATACAAAAACATTGAATGATGTGTTGTATAAAACAATCAATCTGAAAGACAGTACTGCCGGTTTAACCGGAGCAGGTGATAACCGAACTGTATATCTTGGCAATGGAAATGCACAAAAGCTGAATGCTTCTTTCACGAACGTATTTCTGTTAACCAACACGAATGAAGGTTACCGCTATCAACTTTCTGTTACAGTCGGAAAACGCATCAAAGCGTTTCAATTTCTTACCGCTTACACGTATGGCGTATCAAAAGATATTTCCAATGGTGTACGTGTTTCGCCACAGGCGAATTGGGAATTCAATCAAACGATTTTACCGAATGCTCCGCAGTTATCTTATTCTAACTTCGATCTGCGTCATCGCAGCATCAGCAATCTTCAATACAATCATAAGTGGAAACGCAGCAGTGTAAATGTGATCTTTGTTTATACATTACAATCCGGCAGTCCGTATACCTATACCTATATTGGCGACATAAACCGTGATGGTTCACCTAACAACGATCTGATTTATATTCCACGCAATCAAACTGAAAGTAACCTCGTTGATATAAAAGATGCGGCGGGAAATATAGTAACAACTGCTGCTGCTCAATGGGAGCAATTGAATAATTACATCGAACGAGATCGCTACCTCAGTAAACGAAGAGGCCAGTATGCAGAACGAAATGGAGCACGCACTCCCTGGAATCAGCAACTTGATATGAAGGTTATGTATTCGATACAATTAGGTTCCGAAGAACAAAATCATACACTTGGTTTTTCACTGGATGTATTTAATCTTTCCAATCTTATTTCGAGAAACTGGGGACGGCAATATTATGTTCCCAATATTTTAAACAGCAGTTACCAACTACTCACTGTTGCAAGAGTGAACAGTTCATTACAAACGGAATTAAATTTTTCAAACCCGCAAACAAAAGCCTGGCAATACGATGCACTGCTCTCCAGAGCGCAGGGGTTATTCAGCATTCGTTACAGTTTTTAA
- a CDS encoding inorganic phosphate transporter, whose translation MTFLLLLAVLLLTYANGANDNFKGTATLWGSGTLNYKQALLLATLFTFAGSICSYFLANGLVKNFSGKGLVPDEILQTKEFVLAVAGSTGITILLATFLGFPVSTTHGLVGALVGAGIVTAGSKVDISVLGKTFFLPLLISPLIAILITGILYKIISTTKKTDYTVAGLSITGNRSFLNPLHYLSAGVVSFARGLNDTPKLISLLLLSTYFSMPINFLLLAVVMAIGGLINARKIAETMSKKITRLSPQQGLLANMVTGTMVIIASKFGLPVSTTHVSVGSLYGIGLSAKSADNKEIAKIALSWLLTLPIAAIISATIYFIISYIN comes from the coding sequence ATGACATTTCTCTTATTGCTTGCAGTGCTTTTACTTACATACGCCAATGGTGCGAATGATAATTTTAAAGGAACTGCTACTTTATGGGGAAGTGGCACGTTGAACTACAAGCAGGCACTGTTGCTTGCAACACTATTTACATTCGCCGGATCGATCTGTTCCTATTTTCTTGCAAATGGATTGGTGAAAAATTTTTCAGGTAAAGGTTTAGTGCCCGATGAAATATTACAGACAAAAGAATTTGTATTGGCCGTTGCAGGTAGTACCGGTATTACTATTTTACTGGCAACATTCTTAGGTTTTCCTGTTTCAACTACGCACGGTTTAGTGGGTGCATTAGTTGGTGCGGGCATTGTAACTGCAGGCAGCAAGGTTGATATAAGTGTATTAGGTAAAACATTTTTTCTTCCATTACTCATCAGTCCGTTGATCGCCATTCTTATAACAGGTATTCTGTATAAGATCATTTCCACAACAAAGAAAACCGACTATACTGTTGCTGGATTATCCATAACAGGCAACAGATCGTTTCTTAACCCGCTTCACTATCTCAGTGCAGGCGTTGTAAGTTTTGCAAGAGGGTTGAACGATACACCTAAACTCATTTCACTACTATTACTTTCAACTTATTTCAGTATGCCCATCAACTTTTTACTACTTGCAGTTGTAATGGCAATTGGAGGATTGATCAATGCACGCAAAATTGCTGAGACCATGAGTAAAAAAATTACAAGGCTTTCACCCCAACAGGGATTATTGGCGAATATGGTTACCGGCACAATGGTGATCATTGCCAGTAAATTTGGGTTACCCGTTTCTACCACACATGTATCTGTTGGCAGTCTTTATGGCATTGGTCTTTCTGCAAAATCTGCCGATAATAAAGAAATAGCGAAGATCGCATTATCATGGCTGCTCACGTTGCCAATTGCAGCCATCATCAGTGCAACCATTTATTTTATTATATCGTATATCAACTAA
- the arsM gene encoding arsenosugar biosynthesis arsenite methyltransferase ArsM: MSTTYLETTKNVYKEAAENPQVGLCCTTTPIWQLPGLDIPVRMQQMNYGCGSTVHPRDLVNNPRILYVGVGGGMELLQFAYFSRQLNGVIGVDVVDEMLQASRDNFTEAERKNSWFRSEFVDLRKGDALNLPVEDNSIDVAAQNCLFNIFKQEELKLALEEMYRVLKPRGRLVMSDPTCEQDIPENLREDERLRALCLSGSLPLWDYIKMITDAGFGTVEIRAKRPYRILDPKNYDTNELLFIESVEVCAIKDPMPADGPCVFTGKTAIYFGNEECFDDEKGHVLLPNQPLAVCDKTAAALASLNREDIYISGSTWFYDGGGCC; the protein is encoded by the coding sequence ATGAGCACTACTTATCTCGAAACAACAAAAAATGTTTACAAAGAAGCCGCTGAAAACCCGCAAGTTGGTTTGTGCTGCACCACTACACCCATTTGGCAATTGCCAGGATTAGATATTCCGGTGCGTATGCAACAGATGAATTACGGATGTGGCAGTACCGTTCATCCAAGAGATCTCGTGAATAATCCACGAATACTGTATGTTGGCGTTGGCGGAGGAATGGAGTTGTTGCAGTTTGCCTATTTCAGTCGCCAGTTAAATGGTGTGATAGGTGTTGATGTGGTGGATGAAATGTTGCAGGCAAGCAGAGACAATTTTACAGAAGCTGAACGGAAAAATTCCTGGTTCCGTTCCGAGTTTGTGGATCTGCGTAAAGGTGATGCATTGAATTTGCCGGTTGAAGACAACAGTATTGATGTGGCTGCACAAAATTGCCTCTTCAATATTTTTAAACAGGAAGAATTGAAACTGGCATTAGAAGAAATGTATCGTGTGTTGAAACCAAGAGGTCGTTTGGTGATGAGTGATCCAACCTGTGAGCAGGATATTCCGGAGAACCTGCGTGAAGATGAACGCCTGCGGGCTTTATGTTTAAGTGGTTCTTTACCGTTGTGGGATTATATTAAAATGATCACCGATGCAGGATTTGGTACAGTAGAAATAAGAGCGAAACGTCCGTATCGTATTCTTGATCCAAAGAATTATGATACCAACGAATTACTCTTTATTGAAAGTGTGGAAGTGTGTGCCATTAAAGATCCGATGCCTGCTGATGGACCTTGTGTGTTTACCGGTAAAACAGCAATTTATTTTGGAAATGAAGAATGCTTTGATGATGAGAAAGGGCATGTATTATTGCCCAATCAACCATTAGCGGTATGCGATAAAACCGCAGCTGCATTGGCCTCATTAAACCGTGAAGATATTTATATTTCAGGCTCTACCTGGTTTTACGACGGTGGTGGATGCTGCTAA
- a CDS encoding TIGR04282 family arsenosugar biosynthesis glycosyltransferase produces MTKKAIIVFVKNPEPGKVKTRLAKDIGDAAAVDVYRQLLRHTHDVLIPVAANKFVFYADEINRLDLWETNSFYKQLQYGNDLGERMQHAFSFLFELGYEHVLIIGSDCPQLSTEHLNKAFELLETHDVCIGPVDDGGYYLLGLRAVHPAFFSNKAWSTDSVYSSTINDAAEAGLTVAVTEQLRDVDTLIDWEELKELLDYQKASPMVK; encoded by the coding sequence ATGACCAAGAAAGCAATTATTGTATTTGTAAAAAATCCCGAACCGGGAAAAGTAAAAACAAGATTAGCAAAGGATATCGGCGATGCTGCAGCGGTTGACGTTTACCGTCAGTTGCTGCGGCATACGCATGATGTGCTGATACCTGTTGCCGCAAATAAATTCGTTTTCTATGCAGATGAAATTAATCGTCTTGATCTGTGGGAAACAAATTCGTTTTACAAACAGCTGCAGTATGGAAATGATTTGGGCGAACGGATGCAACATGCGTTTTCTTTTTTGTTTGAACTGGGTTATGAACATGTGCTGATCATCGGCAGCGATTGTCCGCAACTCTCTACAGAGCATCTGAACAAGGCATTTGAATTATTGGAAACACATGATGTATGCATTGGACCGGTTGATGATGGAGGTTATTATTTACTTGGATTACGTGCTGTTCATCCAGCATTTTTCAGTAACAAAGCATGGAGTACCGACAGTGTTTACAGCAGCACTATCAACGATGCAGCTGAGGCCGGGTTAACGGTTGCTGTAACCGAACAGTTAAGAGATGTAGACACGCTTATTGATTGGGAAGAGTTGAAAGAATTACTCGATTATCAGAAAGCTTCACCAATGGTAAAATAA
- a CDS encoding BamA/TamA family outer membrane protein, with the protein MRFIFSAVIFFFTANVFSQDSSRKNKPRRLSAFPVVFYSPETSVAVGGFAAYTFRNKKDTAQLYPSQVQFGAAYTFNKQLLLYAPFRIYTPGSKFTAYGEVGYYKYSYYFFGIGNDQPADYKELYKVNYPRVRLNVLRKINPKLYAGLRYWLEDYRVVETEQGKQLSSGTIEGSTRSFISGIGPALNYDTRDNIFFAGAGVFVDAGAQFYGNVTGSNYKYKRYTLDASTYLSTKRKNVWAFNLFADMVDGNVPFSQLALLGGNKKMRGFYEGRYRDKNLLAAGTEYRFKIYKRFGGTVFANAGAVNDQLKNIAEHIRTTYGAGLRFALNPAEKINLRLDAGFGKNSTAFYFTIGEAF; encoded by the coding sequence ATGAGGTTTATTTTTTCTGCAGTCATCTTTTTTTTTACAGCAAATGTTTTTTCGCAAGACAGCAGCAGAAAAAATAAACCTCGTCGTCTATCTGCATTTCCCGTTGTGTTTTATTCGCCTGAAACAAGCGTGGCTGTTGGCGGATTTGCAGCGTATACGTTCCGGAATAAAAAAGATACTGCACAACTTTATCCTTCTCAAGTGCAGTTTGGAGCAGCCTATACATTTAATAAGCAACTGTTATTGTATGCACCGTTTCGTATTTACACACCCGGAAGCAAGTTTACTGCTTATGGCGAAGTGGGTTATTACAAATACTCATACTACTTTTTCGGCATCGGAAATGATCAGCCTGCTGATTACAAAGAATTATACAAAGTAAACTATCCAAGAGTGCGATTGAATGTGTTGCGTAAGATCAATCCAAAGCTCTATGCAGGCCTGCGTTATTGGTTGGAAGATTATCGTGTGGTGGAAACAGAACAGGGCAAGCAACTTTCATCTGGTACAATCGAAGGAAGTACACGAAGTTTTATTTCAGGTATTGGTCCCGCATTGAATTACGATACCCGTGATAATATTTTCTTTGCCGGCGCCGGTGTGTTTGTTGATGCAGGAGCACAGTTCTACGGTAATGTAACCGGCAGCAACTATAAATACAAGCGCTATACACTTGATGCATCCACTTATCTTTCAACCAAACGAAAAAATGTGTGGGCTTTTAATCTGTTTGCAGACATGGTTGATGGAAATGTACCGTTCAGTCAACTGGCATTGTTGGGTGGTAATAAAAAAATGCGTGGGTTTTATGAAGGGCGCTACCGGGATAAAAATCTCCTGGCAGCAGGAACAGAATACCGCTTCAAGATCTACAAACGATTTGGTGGAACGGTGTTCGCCAATGCAGGTGCAGTAAATGATCAACTGAAAAATATTGCGGAGCATATTCGTACAACGTACGGTGCAGGACTTCGTTTTGCATTAAACCCTGCCGAAAAAATAAACCTGCGTTTAGACGCAGGTTTTGGAAAAAATTCAACCGCTTTTTATTTTACCATTGGTGAAGCTTTCTGA
- a CDS encoding VOC family protein: MKRIISGIQQVGIGVTNADEAFIWYNKHFGTDVVVFKDAARAELMKRYTGGEGHERYAILALNMQGGGGFEIWEYRSRKSQPATFEVQLGDTGIFMIKIKCKNVKAAYAEYQKAGLNLLSAPKENPGGIESFFMKDPYGNIFEVMADENWFSDTGRHTGGVCGVTIGVSSIAKAIPFYEKVLGYDKQLFLDEGHYDEFSNIPGGQHNFKRVMLGHTRKQEGAFSKLLGPTYVELIEVTDRTPKKIFENRYWGDQGYIHVCFDINGYEEHERICNENGFPFTVDSANSFDMGEAAGHFSYNEDPDGTWIEYVETHRVPILKKIGWYLNLKNRKPEKPLPNWMVKSLSFSRVKV; encoded by the coding sequence ATGAAACGGATCATCAGTGGTATTCAGCAGGTAGGTATCGGTGTAACAAATGCAGATGAAGCATTTATCTGGTACAATAAACATTTTGGAACCGATGTAGTTGTGTTTAAAGATGCTGCACGGGCAGAGCTGATGAAACGTTATACCGGTGGTGAAGGTCACGAGCGATATGCAATCCTTGCATTGAACATGCAAGGTGGTGGTGGATTTGAAATTTGGGAATACCGCAGCCGCAAATCACAACCTGCTACATTTGAAGTGCAGTTGGGTGACACAGGTATTTTCATGATCAAGATCAAATGTAAAAATGTAAAAGCTGCTTATGCTGAATATCAGAAAGCAGGTTTAAACCTGTTGAGCGCACCAAAAGAAAATCCGGGTGGCATTGAATCGTTCTTCATGAAAGATCCGTACGGAAATATTTTTGAAGTAATGGCGGATGAAAATTGGTTCAGTGATACTGGAAGACATACCGGTGGTGTTTGTGGCGTAACCATCGGCGTTAGTTCAATAGCGAAAGCAATTCCGTTTTATGAAAAAGTATTGGGTTACGATAAGCAATTGTTTTTGGATGAAGGTCATTACGATGAGTTCAGCAACATACCCGGTGGGCAACACAATTTCAAACGTGTGATGCTGGGACATACACGCAAACAGGAAGGGGCATTTTCAAAGTTACTCGGCCCAACCTATGTTGAATTGATTGAAGTAACTGATCGTACGCCCAAGAAGATTTTTGAAAACCGCTATTGGGGCGATCAGGGATACATTCATGTGTGCTTTGATATTAATGGTTACGAAGAACACGAACGCATCTGCAATGAAAATGGTTTTCCGTTCACCGTTGACAGTGCCAATAGTTTTGATATGGGTGAAGCAGCCGGTCACTTTTCGTACAACGAAGATCCGGACGGAACATGGATCGAATATGTAGAAACACATCGTGTACCCATCCTGAAAAAAATAGGATGGTATTTAAACTTAAAAAACAGGAAGCCTGAAAAACCGTTACCCAACTGGATGGTAAAAAGTCTCAGTTTCTCGAGGGTAAAAGTGTAG
- a CDS encoding TIGR04283 family arsenosugar biosynthesis glycosyltransferase — protein sequence MISVIIPVYNEEKNIASLVTYLKLHGGSLLQEIIVCDAASTDETKEVATKAGATVVVSPKKGRGAQLNYGASKASGSVFYFVHADVFPPPSFATDIQKAVADGYGLGRYRTTFNTRKWYVQMMSFFSRFDWFACYGGDQTLFVTRELFVTTGGYRRDMRVMEDYEFVERARQQSQYKIFAAGALISDRKYDKNSWWKVQTANRTMMLMYKNGASQEEMAALYKRLLNW from the coding sequence ATGATCTCAGTTATTATTCCTGTTTACAACGAAGAAAAAAACATAGCATCACTGGTTACCTACCTGAAGCTGCATGGAGGTTCTTTACTGCAGGAAATAATTGTGTGCGATGCAGCAAGCACTGATGAGACAAAGGAGGTAGCGACCAAAGCTGGAGCAACTGTTGTTGTATCACCGAAAAAAGGCAGAGGTGCCCAGTTAAACTATGGTGCCTCAAAAGCAAGTGGATCGGTCTTTTATTTTGTGCATGCCGATGTATTTCCCCCACCAAGTTTTGCAACCGATATTCAAAAGGCCGTTGCCGATGGATATGGGTTGGGCCGTTATCGCACAACATTCAACACCAGGAAATGGTATGTGCAAATGATGTCGTTCTTTTCACGGTTCGATTGGTTTGCCTGCTATGGCGGAGATCAAACCTTATTTGTTACAAGAGAATTATTTGTTACAACCGGCGGCTATCGAAGAGATATGCGTGTAATGGAGGATTACGAATTTGTTGAACGTGCAAGGCAACAGTCACAGTATAAAATCTTTGCTGCCGGGGCACTCATCTCCGACCGGAAATACGACAAAAACAGTTGGTGGAAAGTGCAGACGGCAAACCGTACTATGATGCTTATGTATAAAAATGGGGCATCGCAGGAAGAAATGGCAGCACTTTACAAACGCTTACTCAATTGGTAA
- a CDS encoding DUF4139 domain-containing protein has translation MKTKWLQFLLYVLPITLVAQSVKRVPVETKMEQVTVFMKGAQVKRTVKQSITAGKQEIVFTGISTDIEKQSVQVKADGRLTILSVRVQRDYLKEQEVREEIKTTQEKFFQLNDKISLTSKVLEVFKQEEAMLIKNQQIAGSTVTLKPEELRQSLDFQRARLTEVLKQQLTLQKEIEEMNKERNKLSNQLAEMSRKIDLSTNEIVVLADVKETATVPFEISYLVQKAGWYPTYNIRVKDVVSKLQLEMNANVYQTSGENWNNIKLVLSTGNPNDNNTKPLVNPWFISYAIKPAVNHLQEVVVTGYGTTEGFLAGSTPGIQIRGASSLKKEDKSIPLQVVTTFQPITTQYEIQEIATVNNDGKVNTMSINDKSIEAYYEYYSAPKLDEAAYLTAKLINWQDLNLIPGETNLFFEGTFLGKSYLDLSTDNDTLSLSLGVDKGITVKRTLLKEFSSKKFLGGNRTETKQYEITVRNNKTVPVNIIVEDQFPISTLKEIEVEDIKYDGAKLNEETKIITWTFTIDPKQLKKMEMKYSVKYPKEKKLQLD, from the coding sequence ATGAAAACGAAATGGCTGCAATTTCTTCTTTATGTACTCCCCATTACATTAGTTGCTCAATCAGTAAAACGTGTTCCTGTTGAAACAAAAATGGAACAGGTAACGGTGTTCATGAAAGGGGCACAGGTTAAACGAACGGTAAAACAATCCATTACTGCAGGCAAGCAGGAAATTGTTTTTACAGGTATCTCCACCGATATTGAAAAACAAAGTGTGCAGGTGAAGGCCGATGGCCGACTCACTATTTTATCGGTACGTGTTCAACGTGATTATTTAAAAGAACAGGAAGTAAGAGAAGAGATCAAAACAACCCAGGAAAAATTCTTTCAGCTAAATGATAAGATCAGTCTTACATCCAAAGTGCTGGAAGTATTTAAGCAGGAAGAAGCAATGCTGATCAAAAACCAGCAGATAGCTGGATCAACAGTTACATTGAAGCCAGAAGAATTAAGACAATCACTCGATTTTCAAAGAGCAAGATTAACAGAAGTGTTGAAACAACAACTGACTCTGCAAAAAGAGATCGAAGAGATGAATAAGGAACGGAATAAATTGTCGAATCAACTGGCAGAAATGAGCAGGAAGATCGATCTCTCCACCAATGAAATTGTGGTTCTTGCTGATGTAAAAGAAACGGCAACAGTTCCGTTTGAAATTTCTTATCTCGTGCAGAAAGCAGGTTGGTATCCCACTTATAATATACGTGTGAAAGATGTGGTGAGTAAACTGCAATTGGAAATGAATGCGAATGTGTACCAAACAAGTGGAGAGAATTGGAACAACATTAAACTGGTATTATCAACCGGTAACCCGAATGATAATAATACAAAACCACTCGTTAATCCATGGTTTATTTCTTATGCAATAAAGCCGGCAGTAAATCATCTACAGGAAGTCGTTGTAACTGGCTATGGAACTACAGAAGGATTCTTGGCTGGTAGTACTCCAGGTATTCAAATAAGAGGGGCATCTTCTTTAAAAAAGGAAGACAAATCAATTCCTTTGCAAGTCGTCACAACTTTTCAACCCATCACTACTCAATACGAAATACAGGAAATAGCAACAGTGAATAACGATGGCAAAGTAAATACGATGAGCATCAATGACAAAAGCATCGAAGCTTATTATGAATATTACTCTGCTCCCAAATTAGATGAAGCTGCATACCTCACAGCCAAGCTTATCAATTGGCAGGATCTTAATTTAATTCCCGGTGAAACCAATTTGTTTTTCGAAGGAACATTCCTTGGTAAATCCTATCTCGATCTGTCAACTGATAATGATACTTTATCACTTTCGTTAGGTGTCGATAAAGGGATCACAGTTAAACGAACATTGCTGAAAGAGTTCAGCAGCAAGAAATTCCTTGGTGGAAACCGTACCGAAACCAAACAGTATGAAATAACCGTTCGCAATAACAAGACTGTTCCGGTGAATATTATTGTGGAAGATCAGTTTCCTATTTCAACGCTTAAAGAAATTGAAGTTGAGGATATAAAGTATGATGGCGCTAAGCTAAACGAAGAAACAAAGATCATCACTTGGACCTTTACCATCGATCCAAAACAGTTGAAGAAAATGGAAATGAAGTACAGTGTAAAATACCCGAAAGAGAAGAAGTTACAACTTGACTAA
- the atpC gene encoding ATP synthase F1 subunit epsilon, with protein sequence MNLEILTPLGKTYSGEVIGVQLPGIAGSFEVLDNHAPLVSALKAGQLKILVEKNRNELYKIQGGFVEVLNNKVTVLIEGSEAV encoded by the coding sequence ATGAATCTCGAAATATTAACTCCACTCGGAAAAACATATAGCGGCGAGGTAATTGGTGTACAGTTGCCTGGTATTGCCGGTAGCTTTGAAGTGCTGGATAACCACGCACCATTGGTGAGTGCATTGAAAGCAGGACAGTTAAAAATACTGGTTGAAAAAAACCGTAACGAACTGTATAAGATCCAGGGTGGTTTTGTAGAAGTGCTGAACAATAAAGTAACAGTACTCATTGAAGGAAGTGAAGCTGTGTAA